Proteins encoded by one window of Pempheris klunzingeri isolate RE-2024b chromosome 14, fPemKlu1.hap1, whole genome shotgun sequence:
- the LOC139213306 gene encoding CAAX prenyl protease 2-like, with protein sequence MLEPEHETVTEVERARTRCCVCVLSCLLLACLYVGSLYVWRSSLPRDHPSVIKRRCASVLLVSALSPAVVKAWMYWADVRVDASVWKLMGVRLEGLIPAAILPLLLTMVFYLGPLVHSVMDNPEGFAGELQSALDVQSWRLCVGDVVWLRNQVVAPLTEELVFRGAMLPMLVPCTAPTAAIFTAPLFFGVAHFHHIIEQRRLQKDSMRVILLVSGLQFLYTTVFGAFTAFIFMRTGHIVGPVLCHSFCNSQGLPDISSALKHPQRSALLFSYLMGLLLFLVLLFPLTDPLFYGAIPVCSLAPPPVSVC encoded by the exons ATGCTGGAACCAGAACATGAAACTGTAACGGAGGTGGAGCGTGCACGTACaagatgttgtgtgtgtgtgctgagctgCCTTCTGCTCGCCTGTCTGTACGTTGGCAGTTTGTACGTCTGGAGAAGCAGCTTACCCAG ggaccATCCCAGTGTGATAAAACGTCGCTGTGCCAGTGTGCTGCTGGTCTCTGCACTGTCACCTGCAGTGGTGAAGGCATGGATGTACTGGGCTGATGTCAGG GTCGATGCCTCGGTGTGGAAGTTGATGGGAGTTCGCCTGGAGGGTCTGATTCCTGCAGCCATACTGCCACTACTACTGACGATG GTGTTTTATCTCGGTCCCCTGGTTCACTCTGTGATGGACAACCCTGAAGGCTTCGCTGGAGAGCTGCAGTCTGCACTGG ATGTTCAGTCGTGGAGGTTGTGTGTTGGAGATGTAGTGTGGCTCAGAAACCAGGTGGTGGCGCCACTCACAGAGGAGCTGGTGTTCAGAGGGGCCATGCTGCCCATGCTGGTGCCCTGCACTGCACCCACTGCTGCCATCTTCACGGCTCCGCTGTTCTTCGGTGTTG CCCATTTCCACCATATCATAGAGCAACGGCGCCTCCAGAAGGACAGTATGAGAGTTATCCTCTTGGTGTCAG GGCTGCAGTTCTTATACACAACTGTGTTTGGTGCCTTTACTGCCTTTATATTCATGAGAACTG GTCATATTGTGGGTCCGGTTTTGTGCCATTCATTCTGTAACAGTCAAGGCCTGCCTGACATCAGCTCTGCCCTGAAACACCCTCAACGATCTGCTCTACTCTTCTCGTACCTGAtggggctgctgctgtttctggtgCTGCTCTTCCCACTAACAGACCCCCTCTTCTATGGTGCCATTCCTGTCTGCAGCCTGGCTCCCCCTCCAGTGTCTGTATGCTAG